In a genomic window of Candidatus Flexicrinis proximus:
- a CDS encoding PhoD-like phosphatase N-terminal domain-containing protein: MTHPPAEPPFNFTRLWTSIEKEAARGFLRYMSRREFMKAMGTAAAVAAFGRLSQAASLLSQGSASAQVETPGLPNGIASGDLTYTRAVLWARTDVPGTLTFTVQAAGEADRQLTVTVTDTLQPAKVMVEGLTPGTSYTYEVVAAGQTKAVSGTFTTAAH; this comes from the coding sequence ATGACTCATCCGCCAGCAGAACCGCCCTTCAACTTCACCCGTCTCTGGACCAGTATCGAGAAAGAGGCCGCGCGCGGCTTCCTTCGTTATATGTCGCGGCGCGAATTCATGAAGGCGATGGGAACGGCGGCAGCAGTCGCGGCGTTTGGACGGCTGTCGCAGGCGGCCTCGCTGCTGTCGCAGGGAAGCGCATCCGCGCAGGTTGAAACACCCGGCCTGCCCAACGGCATCGCTTCCGGTGATCTGACGTACACCCGCGCCGTCCTCTGGGCGCGGACTGATGTGCCCGGCACGCTGACCTTTACAGTGCAGGCGGCTGGCGAAGCAGATCGCCAGTTGACGGTCACCGTGACAGACACGCTGCAGCCAGCTAAAGTGATGGTCGAAGGGCTGACGCCGGGGACGTCCTATACCTATGAGGTTGTTGCAGCCGGGCAGACCAAGGCCGTGAGCGGGACGTTTACGACCGCCGCCCACTGA
- a CDS encoding ScyD/ScyE family protein produces MRTTRVLVGILAALLMLVVPVSAQDMPPLPGDLVVNYLNAPRGVAFDANGNLLIAVAGTGGEGVIEVPSMEDPAVMMSVSYGLSGSVLMMTPEGLSNPWISGLPSYAMPTETIGIYRAIPNGTSVWLVSSSSPQGAPTEADTIVELDAETQRTLRVISLSNFEAVNNPDGNEIDSNVSDIAWGADGTMYITDAGANALLSWTADAGLAVVAAWPDNSVPTSVEVAENGDLYVGFLGAGLAPGAGKIERWSGGALAETFGGLNAVSDILLDGDTLYAVQLVIFGEQGPGPGSVVSVTADGATPVAEGLLAPFGIAKGPDGSLYVSFGTIAFAPGMMGGVVKIAPGM; encoded by the coding sequence ATGCGTACTACGAGAGTTTTGGTAGGGATTTTGGCTGCACTTTTGATGTTGGTTGTGCCGGTTTCGGCACAAGATATGCCGCCGCTGCCGGGGGATCTGGTGGTCAACTATCTGAACGCGCCGCGCGGCGTTGCCTTTGACGCAAACGGCAATCTGCTCATCGCGGTGGCCGGGACCGGGGGCGAGGGTGTCATCGAAGTCCCATCAATGGAAGACCCAGCGGTGATGATGTCGGTGAGCTATGGATTGTCCGGCTCGGTGCTGATGATGACGCCGGAAGGCCTATCGAATCCCTGGATCAGCGGCCTGCCGAGCTATGCGATGCCCACCGAAACCATCGGCATCTACCGCGCGATCCCCAATGGGACATCCGTCTGGCTGGTGAGCAGTTCTTCGCCGCAGGGGGCGCCTACTGAGGCCGACACGATCGTCGAACTCGACGCCGAGACGCAGCGCACGCTGCGCGTGATCAGCCTGAGCAACTTCGAAGCAGTCAACAACCCCGACGGTAACGAGATCGACAGCAACGTCTCGGACATCGCCTGGGGCGCGGATGGCACGATGTATATCACCGACGCGGGCGCGAACGCGCTCTTGAGCTGGACGGCGGACGCCGGGCTGGCGGTAGTCGCCGCCTGGCCGGACAACTCCGTGCCGACCTCGGTTGAAGTCGCTGAAAATGGCGACCTGTATGTCGGGTTCCTGGGGGCTGGTCTGGCCCCCGGCGCCGGCAAGATCGAGCGCTGGTCGGGCGGCGCGCTGGCCGAGACGTTCGGCGGCCTCAATGCGGTCAGCGATATCCTGCTCGATGGCGACACCCTGTATGCCGTGCAGTTGGTCATTTTCGGTGAACAAGGCCCTGGCCCGGGCAGCGTGGTCAGCGTGACGGCAGATGGCGCAACCCCCGTTGCCGAAGGTCTGCTTGCCCCGTTCGGTATCGCCAAGGGACCGGACGGCTCGCTGTACGTTAGCTTCGGCACGATTGCCTTCGCGCCGGGCATGATGGGTGGCGTGGTCAAGATCGCCCCAGGCATGTAA